The following coding sequences are from one Leptolyngbya sp. NIES-3755 window:
- a CDS encoding photosystem I reaction center subunit X (similar to AA sequence:cyanobase_aa:LBDG_32130), whose amino-acid sequence MPRTIEWSPAVGLTMTLCCLFSVAIGRFAIKNRGVGPKLPLESPALFEGFGVPELLGTMSFGHVLGAGVILGLSNAGVL is encoded by the coding sequence ATGCCCCGCACGATCGAATGGTCGCCCGCCGTTGGATTGACCATGACGCTGTGTTGCTTGTTCTCAGTTGCGATCGGTCGTTTTGCTATCAAGAACCGTGGAGTCGGACCCAAATTACCGCTCGAATCTCCCGCCTTGTTTGAAGGTTTTGGAGTTCCTGAACTGCTTGGAACCATGAGCTTCGGTCACGTTCTCGGCGCAGGTGTGATTCTGGGACTGAGTAACGCTGGAGTTTTGTAG
- a CDS encoding hypothetical protein (similar to AA sequence:cyanobase_aa:MAE51570), with amino-acid sequence MSVRQRRYSKEEMARRGQELYESGIRQQVEEGNKGKIVAIDIETGEFELADDTMQATQQLYDRLPNAQPWGIRIGHRAVHRFGMRGVGKFI; translated from the coding sequence ATGTCAGTGCGCCAACGACGCTACAGCAAAGAGGAAATGGCTCGACGTGGGCAAGAACTCTACGAATCTGGAATCCGGCAGCAAGTTGAGGAAGGAAATAAAGGAAAAATTGTTGCGATCGATATCGAAACCGGAGAGTTTGAACTTGCCGACGACACTATGCAAGCAACCCAACAACTCTACGATCGCCTACCGAATGCTCAACCTTGGGGCATTCGGATCGGTCATCGCGCAGTTCATCGGTTTGGTATGCGAGGAGTAGGAAAATTTATTTGA
- a CDS encoding hypothetical protein (similar to AA sequence:cyanobase_aa:Npun_F6102) has product MKLLDIVALTEDLPEQQLCKGQVGTIVEVYDFENFEVEFVDLQGKTYAVETLSANQVIHLHYQRLSRSTK; this is encoded by the coding sequence ATGAAACTTTTAGATATTGTTGCACTTACTGAAGATCTACCGGAACAACAGCTTTGCAAAGGACAAGTTGGGACAATTGTTGAGGTTTATGATTTTGAGAACTTTGAAGTCGAGTTTGTTGATCTTCAAGGAAAGACCTATGCAGTAGAGACTTTGAGTGCAAATCAGGTGATACATCTTCACTATCAGCGACTTTCTCGATCGACAAAATAG
- a CDS encoding NADH dehydrogenase (ubiquinone) 30 kDa subunit (similar to AA sequence:cyanobase_aa:LBDG_13450): MAEEKQATETTIVEAGKTSKWLTENGFDHEFMGPDASGVEVIKVEPELLIPFSTALYANGFNCLQCQGGYDLGPGDQLVSFYHLIKVSDNADRPDEVRLKVYLPREDPRVPSVFWIWKGADWQERETFDMYGIVYEGHPNLKRLLMPEDWVGYPLRKDYISHDFYELQDAY; the protein is encoded by the coding sequence GTGGCTGAAGAAAAACAAGCGACTGAAACAACGATCGTAGAAGCGGGTAAAACCTCGAAGTGGCTGACTGAGAACGGTTTTGACCACGAATTCATGGGACCGGATGCCAGCGGAGTCGAGGTCATCAAAGTCGAACCTGAGTTGCTCATTCCCTTTTCGACTGCGCTCTATGCGAACGGCTTTAACTGCCTTCAGTGTCAGGGCGGCTACGATTTGGGTCCTGGTGATCAGTTAGTGAGTTTCTATCACCTGATCAAAGTGTCGGATAACGCCGATCGACCGGATGAAGTTCGGTTGAAGGTGTATTTGCCGCGTGAAGATCCGAGAGTGCCCTCTGTGTTCTGGATCTGGAAAGGTGCAGACTGGCAAGAGCGAGAAACGTTTGATATGTATGGGATCGTCTACGAAGGACACCCGAACTTAAAACGCTTGCTGATGCCGGAAGACTGGGTAGGCTATCCACTCCGCAAGGATTACATCTCCCACGACTTCTACGAACTGCAAGACGCTTACTAA
- a CDS encoding cytochrome c class I (similar to AA sequence:cyanobase_aa:Aazo_2140) translates to MNQQLVKSEGSLQKLLTIALVVCFAIVLSILGANQFHRADPYVQEVLSLQGDSVQGHAIFQINCAGCHGIMADGKVGPSLRNVSSRKSRVRLIEQVISGQTPPMPKFQPSPQEMADLLEYLESL, encoded by the coding sequence TTGAACCAGCAGCTTGTTAAATCTGAAGGGTCGCTCCAAAAATTACTCACGATCGCGCTAGTCGTCTGTTTTGCGATCGTGCTGTCAATTCTTGGCGCTAATCAATTCCATCGCGCTGATCCCTATGTGCAAGAAGTTTTGTCGCTTCAAGGGGATTCGGTGCAAGGTCATGCAATTTTTCAGATTAACTGTGCAGGTTGTCATGGAATCATGGCAGACGGCAAGGTAGGACCTAGTTTGAGAAATGTTTCGAGTCGAAAATCTCGCGTTCGACTGATCGAGCAGGTGATCAGCGGACAAACGCCTCCGATGCCAAAATTTCAGCCCAGTCCGCAAGAGATGGCAGATTTGCTGGAATATTTAGAGAGTCTGTAA
- a CDS encoding cytochrome b6/f complex subunit 5 (similar to AA sequence:cyanobase_aa:PCC7424_3663), whose product MVEPILLGIVLGLVPVTLAGLFVAAYTQYRRGNQLNL is encoded by the coding sequence ATGGTCGAACCCATTTTGCTAGGCATTGTCTTGGGTCTTGTGCCCGTTACTTTAGCAGGTCTGTTTGTTGCCGCTTACACTCAATACCGTCGCGGAAACCAACTGAACCTCTAA
- a CDS encoding hypothetical protein (hypothetical protein Npun_F6165;~similar to AA sequence:cyanobase_aa:LBDG_49070) — protein MMSIRAIVLVGLGVLGLAALPVQAEQIKRTEQQGNVKAELSYEKVPIDGIPQTKNVRLQILRDGKLVFDQAPTMNEYDRPLIEFQDDRGFVVRDLNSDKDPEVIADMFTGGAHCCRYSLIYQYDADRQRYSETHMKWGNLGYQLRDLDRDGKLEFYSADDRFAYAFTSYAASAFPIQIWRFQAGEMSDITRQYPKEIYSDAYRLWQLYQKIRTEEGAEVKGVLAAYLADKYLLGQQEDGWNRLREVYQESDREEFFGSLRKFLKETGYEQ, from the coding sequence ATGATGAGCATTCGAGCAATCGTTCTAGTGGGTTTGGGAGTATTAGGACTTGCGGCTTTACCTGTTCAAGCCGAACAAATCAAAAGAACAGAACAGCAAGGGAATGTCAAAGCTGAACTATCGTATGAAAAGGTTCCGATCGATGGCATTCCCCAAACAAAGAATGTGCGATTACAAATTCTAAGAGACGGGAAATTGGTCTTTGATCAAGCCCCTACAATGAATGAATACGATCGACCTTTGATCGAGTTTCAGGACGATCGTGGTTTTGTTGTTCGCGATTTGAACAGTGACAAAGATCCTGAAGTGATTGCAGATATGTTCACGGGTGGAGCGCATTGCTGTCGATATTCGCTGATTTATCAATACGATGCCGATCGACAGCGATACAGTGAGACGCACATGAAATGGGGTAATTTGGGCTATCAACTGCGGGATCTCGATCGAGATGGCAAGCTAGAGTTTTACAGCGCAGACGATCGATTTGCATACGCTTTTACCAGTTACGCGGCTTCGGCGTTTCCGATTCAGATTTGGCGATTTCAAGCAGGTGAAATGAGCGATATCACTCGCCAGTATCCCAAAGAGATCTACAGCGATGCGTATCGACTTTGGCAGCTTTATCAGAAGATCCGAACCGAAGAAGGCGCTGAAGTGAAAGGCGTTCTGGCGGCGTATCTGGCGGATAAATATCTGCTCGGTCAGCAAGAAGACGGCTGGAATCGGTTGCGAGAGGTTTATCAGGAGAGCGATCGAGAAGAGTTCTTCGGCAGTCTACGGAAATTCTTGAAAGAAACGGGCTACGAACAATAG
- a CDS encoding hypothetical protein (conserved hypothetical protein;~similar to AA sequence:cyanobase_aa:LBDG_49060) — protein MVDISLKSLIAEALRTLYHNADWMGWNLFLAIVPLILSVFLFRRLQFGNSTVTLNAIEHRHRSPLWWMGVATFVAFLPNAPYILTDIIHFVRWVRDGASAWTVALVYVPLFFLFLAAGFEAYVMSLMNVGHYLKQQGLKRYVLATELTLHGLSAIGIYLGRFLRFNSWNLLTHWNDVIDSTFEGLFTKDSLLTIAITFLILTVLYALLKPVHFALSNYWKFRPKSRQDFVIPNS, from the coding sequence ATGGTGGATATTTCGCTTAAGTCACTAATTGCTGAGGCACTTCGCACTCTGTATCACAATGCCGATTGGATGGGCTGGAATTTATTTTTAGCGATCGTTCCTCTAATCCTGAGCGTGTTCCTGTTCCGCCGTCTGCAATTCGGAAATTCGACTGTCACTTTAAACGCGATCGAACATCGTCATCGTTCTCCACTCTGGTGGATGGGTGTGGCAACCTTCGTCGCGTTCCTGCCCAATGCGCCCTACATTCTCACGGATATCATTCATTTCGTGCGCTGGGTTCGAGACGGGGCATCGGCTTGGACAGTCGCGCTCGTGTATGTTCCACTGTTTTTCCTATTTCTTGCTGCTGGATTTGAAGCGTATGTCATGTCACTGATGAATGTAGGACATTACTTGAAGCAGCAAGGATTGAAACGATACGTTCTTGCCACTGAATTAACATTGCATGGATTGAGCGCGATCGGGATTTATCTCGGTCGTTTTCTACGTTTTAACAGTTGGAATCTTTTAACGCATTGGAATGATGTCATCGACAGCACGTTTGAGGGGTTATTTACTAAAGACTCGCTTTTAACGATCGCGATCACGTTCCTCATTCTCACCGTCCTTTATGCGCTCTTAAAACCTGTTCATTTCGCGCTTTCCAACTACTGGAAATTTCGCCCGAAAAGCAGACAGGATTTCGTAATTCCAAATTCCTAA
- a CDS encoding hypothetical protein (similar to AA sequence:cyanobase_aa:glr3411) yields the protein MVEISNAQLNQSRLCEPILRLLPEWFGIEDAIVHYMQEIDNLPTLLAWKQQQIVGFLSIKHHTQFAAEIYVMAVHPQYHRQGIGNRLVEAAEKNLQRLGVEYLQVKTLGTSRPNAHYDRTRAFYESVGFKPLEEFLELWEGNPCLQLVKFLPSNSPPV from the coding sequence ATGGTTGAGATTTCAAATGCTCAGTTGAATCAATCTCGCCTGTGTGAACCGATTTTGAGGCTTTTGCCTGAATGGTTTGGGATTGAAGACGCGATCGTTCACTATATGCAAGAAATTGACAACCTACCAACGCTTCTCGCTTGGAAGCAACAACAGATTGTTGGATTCTTATCGATTAAACATCACACTCAATTTGCTGCTGAAATCTATGTGATGGCGGTTCATCCTCAGTACCATCGACAAGGAATTGGAAATCGACTGGTTGAAGCGGCTGAAAAGAACTTGCAACGATTAGGAGTTGAGTATCTTCAAGTGAAAACGCTAGGGACATCCCGACCCAATGCTCATTACGATCGAACTAGAGCGTTTTATGAATCGGTCGGATTCAAGCCGCTTGAGGAATTTCTAGAACTTTGGGAAGGAAATCCCTGTCTACAGTTGGTGAAGTTTCTACCATCAAACAGCCCACCAGTTTAG
- a CDS encoding hypothetical protein (hypothetical protein AplaP_22106;~similar to AA sequence:cyanobase_aa:LBDG_09360): MQRDSAEQAIIFSDEMAKVMWNARLVSGVVWGSVASLVLCQSVNAARSQDYTPAQFISVLNGLGYAVPLDARIDDPRVQQAIRDFQIQFRLPVDGTLNNPTQDRAADIVRTLQTALNRVVTPSPQLPATQFYGRQTEAAVKLFQQQNRLPATGIATLETRQRLNEIISDAVPRQPTNPANPPRSQLFIYTEPEIKAILAGFGYDINSQAPLTDPPTVRAIRDLQRNYGLSETGAIDRATEEKFSSVMRNLRNSLRVILRSNFAIAQYYDAATQAAVRQFQARYGLRVTGIADLSVRSRIDTEARRSRG; encoded by the coding sequence ATGCAACGTGACAGTGCAGAACAAGCGATAATTTTCTCAGATGAAATGGCAAAGGTTATGTGGAATGCAAGGTTAGTGTCTGGTGTGGTTTGGGGAAGTGTGGCAAGTCTTGTGCTGTGTCAGTCCGTAAATGCAGCGCGATCGCAAGACTATACACCCGCACAGTTTATTTCTGTTCTTAATGGTTTGGGTTATGCGGTTCCGCTCGATGCGCGAATTGATGATCCCCGTGTTCAACAAGCAATCCGAGATTTTCAAATTCAGTTTCGCTTACCTGTCGATGGCACGTTGAATAATCCAACTCAGGATCGAGCGGCAGATATTGTCAGAACGCTTCAAACTGCGCTTAATCGCGTGGTAACTCCATCTCCGCAACTTCCAGCTACTCAGTTTTACGGGAGACAAACTGAAGCAGCGGTGAAATTATTTCAACAACAAAACCGTTTACCTGCGACCGGAATTGCGACGCTCGAAACTCGTCAGCGATTGAATGAGATTATCAGCGATGCCGTACCGCGACAGCCGACGAATCCAGCGAATCCACCTCGATCGCAGTTATTCATTTACACCGAACCTGAAATCAAAGCAATCTTGGCTGGATTTGGCTATGACATCAATTCGCAAGCGCCGTTAACTGATCCGCCTACAGTTCGAGCGATTCGGGATCTTCAGCGGAATTATGGACTGTCTGAAACGGGAGCCATCGATCGAGCAACCGAAGAAAAATTTTCCAGTGTGATGCGAAATCTGAGAAACAGTCTGAGAGTGATTTTGAGGAGTAATTTCGCGATCGCACAATACTACGATGCTGCAACGCAAGCCGCCGTTCGACAATTCCAAGCTCGTTACGGATTGCGTGTGACTGGCATCGCAGACCTTTCTGTCCGCAGTCGAATCGATACGGAGGCGCGTCGATCCAGAGGCTAA
- a CDS encoding DNA repair protein RadC (similar to AA sequence:cyanobase_aa:LBDG_09370): protein MSYSFRIADLPESERPRERLIAQGARTLSTAELLAILLSTGSGKLSAVGLGQYILQELSRNDRDPLSALREVNIAELTKVPGVGTAKATTIMAAIELGKRVYQSRPPEKTIIDDPNVAAAALSHELMWQTQERFAVLILDVKNRLIATQVITIGTATETLAHPREIFREIIRQGGTRAIVAHNHPSGNTEPSAEDISLTHQLLEGARFLGIPILDHLILGNGTHTSLRQTTSIWSEVPQGV, encoded by the coding sequence ATGTCATATTCGTTCCGAATTGCTGATCTACCCGAAAGTGAACGCCCCCGCGAACGCCTCATCGCTCAAGGTGCAAGAACGCTCTCAACCGCTGAACTGTTAGCAATTCTCCTCAGTACTGGGTCAGGAAAACTTTCAGCCGTGGGATTGGGACAGTACATTTTGCAGGAATTGAGTCGGAACGATCGCGATCCGTTAAGTGCATTGCGAGAAGTCAACATTGCAGAATTGACCAAAGTTCCAGGAGTAGGAACGGCGAAAGCGACGACGATTATGGCAGCGATCGAGCTTGGAAAAAGAGTTTATCAATCTCGTCCACCAGAAAAGACGATCATTGATGACCCAAATGTTGCCGCTGCTGCGCTCAGTCACGAATTGATGTGGCAAACACAAGAGCGATTCGCGGTTTTGATTCTGGATGTGAAAAATCGATTGATTGCGACGCAGGTGATTACGATCGGGACTGCGACTGAAACGTTGGCACATCCACGTGAGATTTTTCGGGAAATTATTCGGCAAGGGGGAACGAGAGCGATCGTGGCTCACAATCATCCTTCTGGAAATACTGAACCGAGCGCAGAGGACATTTCACTCACCCATCAACTCTTGGAAGGTGCTCGATTTCTCGGAATTCCCATTTTGGATCACTTGATTCTTGGGAATGGGACACACACCAGTTTGAGACAAACCACCTCCATTTGGAGTGAAGTACCACAAGGCGTATAG